The Xenorhabdus doucetiae genome has a window encoding:
- a CDS encoding cell division protein ZapC translates to MKIRPDDQWRWYFDPEHSRVMLDLANGMVFRSRFPAKMLTNYAMTMKEMAFSVDDAALFYTFEEHSRRVNIAPALRAELALNGVVALRFMKPQMPKSWYFSHFSLIAKPEHGEIVQLQLQDNGIEALFMAVEVGDNASLCLLAQQTLALNDRVMNFCDPIKVMNDRIMPYIEPTQSSIYDRAI, encoded by the coding sequence ATGAAAATTAGACCTGATGATCAGTGGCGCTGGTATTTTGATCCTGAGCATAGCCGTGTCATGCTCGATCTTGCTAATGGCATGGTTTTTCGTTCTCGTTTCCCGGCCAAAATGTTGACTAACTATGCCATGACAATGAAAGAAATGGCATTTTCAGTCGATGATGCCGCACTTTTTTATACTTTTGAAGAACATTCACGTCGTGTCAATATCGCCCCTGCATTGAGAGCTGAATTAGCTTTAAATGGAGTGGTGGCGTTACGTTTCATGAAACCACAAATGCCTAAGAGCTGGTATTTTTCCCATTTTTCTTTGATAGCAAAACCAGAACACGGTGAAATTGTTCAGCTTCAATTACAGGATAATGGTATTGAAGCACTGTTTATGGCAGTAGAAGTGGGTGACAATGCCAGTTTATGTCTATTGGCACAGCAAACATTAGCATTGAATGATCGAGTGATGAATTTTTGTGATCCCATTAAGGTCATGAATGACCGCATTATGCCTTATATTGAGCCAACTCAGTCATCGATATATGATAGGGCAATATAG